GCTCGGCGGTGGCGTGGTCGCCGGGGCGCATTTCCAGCCGCTTCGGGCCGGTCAGCTTCTCGTAGAAGTCGGCGTACTGGTTGGGCGGGAAGACCGTGTCGCCCCAGGCGTTGGCGAGCATGATCGCCGCGCCGTTCCTGTTGATCTGGTCGACGTAGGTCGCAGCGGAACGTTTCTTCCCCCAGGCGATGAGCTCCGGCTCCTTCGCCAGGTTGGAGGCGTAGAAGTCGTCGAAGACCTGCCGGAGTTCGGCGCTCTGCCGGCCCGTGACCAGGCTGGCGCCGTCCAGCAGGGCGGCCGCCTGGATGTGCTGGGTGCGCCCGGAGTAGATCGAGCCGATCAGGTCGGCCCAGCCGCTCAGCGAGGCGACCGCGCGGACCCGTTTGTCGTGCGCGGCGGTGAGCAGGCTGATGCCGGCACCGTAGGAGACGCCCGCCATGCCGATGTGCCCGGCGTCCGAGGGGGTGTGGGCGAGCGCCCAGTCGATGACCTTCGAGGCGTCGGCTGTGTCGGGCGGGCCCGCGACTTCTATCTCGCCGCCCGACTGCCAGAAGCCACGCACGTTGTAGGTGACGACCACGTACCCCGAATCGGCGAGCTTCTGAGCCTGGGCCAGGTACTCGACCTGGGGCAGACCCCAGCTCGTGGGCATGACGAGCAGGGGGTAGCGGCGCGTGCCGTCGGCGTCGGCCGGGGTGACGACGTTGGCCTTGAGGACGGTGCCGCCGTCGCCGGTGATGTCGACGAACCGGATCGGGTGGGGCGCCGCCTGTGCGGTGGGGGTGAGTCCAAGGGCCGTGCCGGCGACCAGAGTCGCCGAGACGGCGCCTACGGCGGTGGTGCGCAGAGCCCTGCGGTGGTGTCCCACGGGTCACTCCTCACTCGTGTCAGTGCAAAGTGACCCGACGGTAACCTTGTCCTCTTACCATCGGTAACCCGTCGGTAAGTTACGTGGCAGTAACGATTGTTGAGAGGTGGAGGACTTCAGGAGGCCCGGTGGGAGCTACGTGGAGCCGGGGACTCCGGCAGGGGGCTCTGTGCCGCCCGGGTCACGTCCCCGACCAGCTCGACCACGTCCGGGCCGTACGCCTGCGAGTTGATCACCTTCAGCAGCAGGACGAAGGAGCCGCTGCCGTGCTTGCGGGCCAGCCGCTCGTGGTGGCGGGCGAGGTAGCGGGTGGCCGCCTGGTTGGTGATGGCGCGCTGGCCGCAGAAGAGGAACACGGGACGCGCCTCGCGGCGGTCGCCGGCGGTGAGCCGGGCCAGCAGGGCGTACTCCGTGATGCCCGGGTCCATGCGGTAACGCTCGCCGCCGATCTGGAAGGCGCCCCGGTCCGGACCCGGTTCGGGGTCGATGTTGACGCGCACCCCGGGGAGCATGGCCGCTATGTGGGCCATCATGCGCCGGTTCGACCCCGGGCCGCCCACGCAGAACTCCGTGCGCTCGCCGAAGCCCTGATGGGCCGTGTCCTGGGTGACCACGTGGACGTGCGCCCCGCAGTCCTTGATCAGCGCGGAGAGCTCCAGGAGCGCGAACACGTCGAAGCGGTGCACTGCCGGTTCGGTGGCGGCGGGATCGCGGTTGACGACGAGCAGTGACTCGGAGTTCTCGGGCAGCCCCAAAAAGGCCTGCTTGCGCCGGAGTTTCCGCTTCCACACGGAGGTGCGGGCCACCCAGCCGAGCGCGGCGCTGATACCCGCCGCGACCACCCCCAGGACGATGTTGCGCACGTCGTCATTCATGGGCGCGCATGGTAGCGGGCGCGACGCACCGGTGCTCGACGCATTCCTGACGCGGCCATGGCGATGAATTAAGCTGCGCGGACGGCCTTTTACTGGAGGTGCGGATGCGTCGCCCTGTCGCACGGAATCTGACGGTCCTGGCGGTTTCGGCCGCCGTGGTGGTGTCGCTGGGAGCGGCGGCGCCGCCCACCGCGCAGAGCACCGGCGGTGAGAAGACCCCCCTGGCCGTCGGCTACGGCGGCGCCGTCTCCAGCGTCGACCCGGACGCCTCCGCCGCCGGGATCGAGGTCCTGCGCAAGGGCGGCAACGCCGTCGACGCGGCCGTCGCCACGGCCGCCGCGCTCGGCGTCACCGAGCCCTACTCGGCCGGCGTCGGCGGAGGCGGCTACTTCGTCTACTACGACGCCAAGTCCCGTACGGTCCGCACCATCGACGGCCGCGAGACCGCCCCGCTGACCGCCGACAAGAACCTGTTCGTCGAGAACGGCAAGCCCGTCCCCTTCGCCCAGGCCGTCAGCAGCGGCCTGAGCGTCGGCACCCCGGGCACGCCCGCCACCTGGCAGACGGCGCTGGACCAGTGGGGCAGCAAGTCGCTCGCCGGCGTCCTGAAGCCGGCCGAGCGGCTCGCCCGCGAGGGCTTCACGGTCGACGAGACCTTCCGCAAGCAGACGGCGTCCAACGAGACCCGCTTCCGCTACTTCCCGGACACCGCCGAGCTGTTCCTGCCCGGCGGGCAACTCCCCGTCGTCGGATCCACCTTCAAGAACCCCGACCTGGCCCGCACCTACGCGGAGCTGGCCCGCAAGGGCGTCGGCGCCGTCTACCGCGGTGACATCGGCCGGGACATCGTCGACACGGTCGGCAAGCCGCCCGTGGACCCGGCCTCCGGCTGGAACGCCCGCCCCGGCGACCTGTCCGAGAGGGACCTGGCCGCCTACCGCGCCAAGCTCCAGGCACCCACCAAATCGTCGTACCGCGGACTCGGTGTCTACTCCATGGCGCCGTCCTCCTCCGGCGGCACGACGGTCGGCGAGGCGCTCAACATCCTGGAGCGGACCGACCTGTCGAAGGCGAGTCAGGCGCAGTATCTGCACCGCTACATCGAGGCCAGCCGGATCGCCTTCGCGGACCGGGGCCGCTGGGTGGGCGACCCGGCCTTCGAGGACGTACCGACGAAGGAACTGCTGTCCCAGCGGTTCGCCGACTCGCGCGAGTGCCTGATCAAGGACGACGCGGTGCTCACCAGTCCGCTGGCGCCGGGCGATCCGCGCGATCCCGCGCGGTGTGCCCCCGGCGGTACGGCCGCCCCGACGACGTACGAGGGTGACAGCACGACCCATCTGACGGTGGCGGACAAGTGGGGGAACGTCGTCGCCTACACGCTCACCATCGAGCAGACGGGCGGCAGCGGGATCACCGTGCCGGGGCGGG
This region of Streptomyces caelestis genomic DNA includes:
- a CDS encoding CocE/NonD family hydrolase; protein product: MGHHRRALRTTAVGAVSATLVAGTALGLTPTAQAAPHPIRFVDITGDGGTVLKANVVTPADADGTRRYPLLVMPTSWGLPQVEYLAQAQKLADSGYVVVTYNVRGFWQSGGEIEVAGPPDTADASKVIDWALAHTPSDAGHIGMAGVSYGAGISLLTAAHDKRVRAVASLSGWADLIGSIYSGRTQHIQAAALLDGASLVTGRQSAELRQVFDDFYASNLAKEPELIAWGKKRSAATYVDQINRNGAAIMLANAWGDTVFPPNQYADFYEKLTGPKRLEMRPGDHATAELTGLFGLPNDVWKDTERWFDHYLRGEDNGIDREQPVQLKSRSTGGYEGYPDWKSVAATHRKIVLAGTTTIRTNVNSGADGGVVFLSNILDQMAQLPPVASIPLLPRRWAAVWQSEKYATTQQVRGTAELHTTVTPTKESGTLVAYLYDVGPLGLGKLVTGAPYTFHGRTPGKPFGVDLELYSTAYDVPAGHRLALVVDTVDPLYIEHNPSGAQLTFSSPANDPSYVSVPLREQ
- the ggt gene encoding gamma-glutamyltransferase, yielding MRRPVARNLTVLAVSAAVVVSLGAAAPPTAQSTGGEKTPLAVGYGGAVSSVDPDASAAGIEVLRKGGNAVDAAVATAAALGVTEPYSAGVGGGGYFVYYDAKSRTVRTIDGRETAPLTADKNLFVENGKPVPFAQAVSSGLSVGTPGTPATWQTALDQWGSKSLAGVLKPAERLAREGFTVDETFRKQTASNETRFRYFPDTAELFLPGGQLPVVGSTFKNPDLARTYAELARKGVGAVYRGDIGRDIVDTVGKPPVDPASGWNARPGDLSERDLAAYRAKLQAPTKSSYRGLGVYSMAPSSSGGTTVGEALNILERTDLSKASQAQYLHRYIEASRIAFADRGRWVGDPAFEDVPTKELLSQRFADSRECLIKDDAVLTSPLAPGDPRDPARCAPGGTAAPTTYEGDSTTHLTVADKWGNVVAYTLTIEQTGGSGITVPGRGFLLNNELTDFSFTPANPAVHDPNLPGPGKRPRSSISPTIVLDRHDRPVVALGSPGGATIITTVLQTLVGFLDRGLPLVDAIAAPRASQRNAAQTELEPGLYDNAGLRKQLEAIGHSFKSNPEIGAATGVQRLPGGKWLAAAETVRRGGGSAMVVRPVR